A portion of the Rhodococcus pseudokoreensis genome contains these proteins:
- a CDS encoding ABC transporter ATP-binding protein: MIGTVSDTKTIASARGLGKRFGDFAALDGIDFSLQEKKIYGLLGRNGAGKTTLMQIVTGQEFPTSGAVEVFGQAPHENARVLTDVCFVKESQKYPDDFKVRHVLASARHLLPHWNEELAQTLMEDFDLPSCRKVKKLSRGMTSALGVTVGLASRAPLTLFDEPYLGLDAVARHLFYDRLLADYAEHPRTVVLSTHLIDEVSDLIEHVILIDKGRIVLDEDADALRGGAVVVSGLASLVAAFTSNKTVLHRESLGSHERATVQTTLSDTERDRAVDEGLQFEPLSLQQLVVRSTTAAGTTTRKEDAR, from the coding sequence ATGATCGGCACGGTATCCGACACGAAAACCATCGCCTCGGCGCGAGGCCTCGGCAAGCGATTCGGCGACTTCGCCGCACTCGACGGGATCGATTTCTCGTTGCAGGAGAAGAAGATCTACGGCCTCCTCGGCCGCAACGGCGCGGGCAAGACCACGCTCATGCAGATCGTCACCGGCCAGGAGTTCCCGACCTCGGGTGCGGTCGAGGTCTTCGGGCAGGCGCCGCACGAGAATGCCCGGGTGCTCACCGACGTCTGCTTCGTCAAGGAGAGCCAGAAGTACCCGGACGACTTCAAGGTGCGGCACGTCCTCGCGAGCGCGCGGCACCTGCTCCCCCACTGGAACGAGGAACTCGCACAGACGCTGATGGAGGATTTCGACCTTCCGTCGTGCCGCAAGGTGAAGAAACTCTCGCGGGGCATGACCTCCGCGCTCGGAGTGACGGTCGGCCTGGCCTCCCGCGCACCGCTCACCCTGTTCGACGAGCCGTATCTCGGTCTCGACGCCGTCGCACGGCATCTCTTCTACGACCGGTTGCTCGCCGACTACGCCGAACACCCGCGCACGGTCGTGCTGTCCACGCACCTCATCGACGAGGTCAGCGACCTGATCGAACACGTGATCCTGATCGACAAGGGACGGATCGTCCTCGACGAGGACGCCGACGCACTCCGCGGGGGCGCCGTCGTCGTCTCCGGCCTTGCGTCGCTCGTGGCCGCATTCACCTCGAACAAGACCGTGCTGCACCGGGAATCGCTCGGCAGTCACGAACGGGCGACGGTACAGACCACACTGTCGGACACCGAACGAGACCGGGCGGTCGACGAGGGCCTGCAGTTCGAACCCCTCAGCCTTCAACAACTCGTGGTCCGCAGCACCACAGCCGCCGGCACCACCACCCGCAAGGAGGACGCACGATGA
- a CDS encoding ABC transporter permease, with amino-acid sequence MTNRVLTVSRIHTVAWPLLVAWPLGVLVGSFTIGAAIFAMVGDTGSDINFSGGVFSLFGFALAFYLQAMTQTFPFALGMSVTRRDYFAATLLVAAVQVLVFGVLLYSLSLIEVTTGGWGVGMRMFAIPDYFTSVPVIQLATYFAFLPLTAAAGLFLGALHHRWRVVGLFTLGVCTLLAAGAAAFVITWQKWWPDIGHWFADVPRSVPMVWLPALAAAAGILAAWTVVRRATA; translated from the coding sequence ATGACGAACCGGGTCCTGACCGTCTCCCGCATCCACACCGTCGCCTGGCCCCTGCTCGTCGCATGGCCGCTGGGCGTCCTCGTCGGATCGTTCACGATCGGTGCCGCCATCTTCGCGATGGTCGGCGACACCGGCAGCGACATCAATTTCAGCGGCGGCGTCTTCTCCCTGTTCGGGTTCGCGCTCGCGTTCTACCTGCAGGCCATGACGCAGACGTTCCCGTTCGCACTGGGAATGAGCGTCACCCGGCGCGACTACTTCGCGGCCACCCTGCTGGTCGCCGCCGTCCAGGTTCTCGTGTTCGGGGTGCTGCTCTACAGCCTGTCGCTGATCGAGGTGACCACCGGCGGATGGGGCGTCGGGATGCGGATGTTCGCGATACCCGACTATTTCACGTCCGTGCCGGTGATCCAGCTCGCCACGTACTTCGCCTTCCTGCCGCTGACCGCGGCGGCGGGACTGTTCCTGGGCGCGCTGCATCACCGGTGGCGGGTGGTGGGCCTGTTCACGCTCGGCGTCTGCACGCTCCTGGCCGCAGGTGCCGCCGCATTCGTGATCACGTGGCAGAAGTGGTGGCCGGACATCGGCCACTGGTTCGCCGACGTGCCCCGATCGGTGCCGATGGTGTGGCTGCCCGCGCTGGCCGCCGCGGCGGGCATCCTCGCCGCGTGGACGGTCGTCCGCCGCGCGACGGCCTAG
- a CDS encoding cobyric acid synthase, whose product MSESRWRGALLVAGTTSDAGKSVLVAGLCRMLARRGVRVAPFKAQNMSNNSVVTLDGGEIGRAQALQAAACGLEPSVRFNPVLLKPGSDRTSQLVVRGRAVTTVGARDYIEHRQHLRAVVAEELESLRADYDVVLCEGAGSPAEINLRATDLANMGLARAADLPVLVVGDIDRGGVLAHLFGTVAVLAPEDQALIAGFVINKFRGDVSLLAPGLEQLTAMTGRPTFGVIPFAEDLWLDAEDSLGVVGDAPVGRPAPPVGDDWLRVAAIRLPRISNSTDVEALACEPGVSVRWVTDPSRLEDADLIVLPGSKSTVSDLEWLRRTGIADAITVHAKRGGPVLGVCGGYQMLGSVIVDDVESGRGAVPGLGLLDLEVEFAPDKVLAQVRGDAHGVPVSGYEIHHGRVRRNGDPPLLHASSGAAEGSIRGAVYGTHWHGLLETDRFRRILLDDVAEHAGRTGFVTAPDTDVAAIRTAQLDLLADLVEQNLDLHALEALLGAGAPTGLPTIASTLLR is encoded by the coding sequence TTGAGCGAGAGCCGGTGGAGGGGCGCCCTGCTCGTCGCCGGCACCACGTCCGACGCGGGCAAGAGTGTGCTCGTGGCCGGACTGTGCCGGATGCTGGCGCGGCGGGGTGTCCGGGTGGCGCCGTTCAAGGCGCAGAACATGTCGAACAACTCCGTCGTCACGCTGGACGGCGGGGAGATCGGCCGGGCGCAGGCCCTGCAGGCCGCGGCCTGTGGGCTCGAGCCGAGCGTCCGTTTCAACCCGGTGCTGCTGAAACCGGGCAGCGACCGCACGTCGCAACTGGTGGTGCGCGGGCGGGCGGTCACGACGGTCGGGGCCCGCGACTACATCGAGCACCGGCAGCACCTGCGCGCGGTGGTGGCCGAGGAACTGGAATCGCTGCGCGCCGACTACGACGTCGTGCTGTGTGAGGGGGCAGGGTCTCCCGCCGAGATCAACCTGCGGGCCACGGACCTCGCGAACATGGGGCTCGCGCGCGCGGCGGACCTGCCGGTGCTCGTCGTCGGCGACATCGACCGCGGTGGGGTGCTGGCTCACCTGTTCGGCACGGTGGCGGTCCTCGCACCGGAGGACCAGGCGCTGATCGCGGGTTTCGTGATCAACAAGTTCCGCGGCGACGTGTCGTTGCTGGCGCCGGGTCTGGAGCAGTTGACGGCGATGACGGGTCGCCCGACGTTCGGGGTGATTCCGTTCGCCGAGGACCTGTGGCTCGACGCGGAGGATTCGCTGGGTGTGGTGGGGGACGCCCCGGTCGGGCGTCCGGCGCCACCGGTCGGCGACGACTGGCTGCGCGTGGCGGCGATCCGCCTGCCCCGCATCTCCAATTCGACGGACGTCGAGGCGCTCGCGTGCGAACCGGGGGTGTCGGTGCGCTGGGTCACCGATCCGTCGCGGCTCGAGGACGCCGACCTGATCGTGCTGCCCGGCAGCAAGTCGACGGTGTCGGATCTGGAGTGGTTGCGCCGCACCGGCATCGCGGATGCGATCACCGTGCATGCGAAACGCGGCGGCCCGGTTCTCGGTGTCTGCGGCGGCTACCAGATGCTCGGGTCCGTCATCGTCGACGACGTCGAATCCGGCCGGGGTGCGGTGCCCGGACTGGGGCTGCTCGACCTCGAGGTGGAGTTCGCCCCGGACAAGGTGCTCGCCCAGGTCCGCGGCGACGCCCACGGAGTTCCGGTGTCCGGGTACGAGATCCATCACGGGCGGGTGCGCCGCAACGGTGATCCGCCGCTGCTCCACGCGAGCAGCGGCGCCGCGGAAGGCAGTATCCGCGGCGCCGTGTACGGCACACACTGGCACGGTCTGCTCGAGACGGACCGCTTCCGCCGGATTCTGCTGGACGACGTGGCCGAGCACGCGGGGAGAACCGGTTTCGTCACCGCCCCGGACACGGACGTCGCCGCGATCCGGACCGCTCAACTCGATCTGCTGGCGGACCTGGTGGAGCAGAACCTCGATCTGCACGCCCTCGAGGCGCTGCTCGGCGCGGGCGCCCCGACCGGGCTGCCGACCATCGCGTCGACCCTGCTGCGCTAG
- the map gene encoding type I methionyl aminopeptidase: MSVRTALSPGTVSPVLAVPAGIERPEYAWKPTAKEGNEPWVQTPETIEAMRVASKIAAQALQEAGKAVAPGVTTDELDRIAHEYMIDHGAYPSTLGYKGFPKSCCTSLNEVICHGIPDSTVIQDGDIVNIDVTAYIGGVHGDTNATFLAGDVAEENRLLVERTHEATMRAIKAVKPGRALNVVGRVIESYAHRFGYGVVRDFTGHGIGTTFHNGLVILHYDEPSVDTVIEPGMVFTIEPMINLGDIGWDMWDDDWTVVTKDRKWTAQFEHTIVVTETGNEILTLP, encoded by the coding sequence ATGTCTGTCCGCACAGCACTGAGCCCCGGAACCGTGTCTCCCGTCCTCGCCGTACCGGCGGGGATCGAGCGTCCCGAGTACGCGTGGAAGCCCACGGCGAAGGAAGGCAACGAGCCGTGGGTCCAGACCCCGGAGACCATCGAGGCCATGCGGGTGGCGAGCAAGATCGCCGCGCAGGCCCTGCAGGAGGCTGGTAAGGCGGTGGCGCCCGGCGTCACCACCGACGAACTCGACCGCATCGCGCACGAGTACATGATCGATCACGGCGCCTATCCGTCGACGCTCGGCTACAAGGGATTCCCCAAGTCGTGCTGCACGTCGCTGAACGAGGTGATCTGCCACGGCATCCCCGACTCGACGGTGATCCAGGACGGTGACATCGTCAACATCGACGTCACCGCCTACATCGGCGGCGTGCACGGAGACACCAACGCCACGTTCCTCGCCGGCGACGTCGCCGAGGAGAACCGGTTGCTGGTGGAGCGGACCCACGAGGCGACGATGCGCGCCATCAAGGCCGTCAAGCCGGGCCGCGCACTCAACGTCGTCGGCCGCGTCATCGAGTCGTACGCGCACCGCTTCGGATACGGCGTGGTCCGCGACTTCACCGGGCACGGCATCGGCACCACGTTCCACAACGGCCTCGTCATCCTCCACTACGACGAGCCCTCCGTGGACACGGTCATCGAACCCGGCATGGTGTTCACGATCGAACCGATGATCAACCTCGGTGACATCGGCTGGGACATGTGGGACGACGACTGGACCGTGGTCACCAAGGACCGCAAGTGGACGGCCCAGTTCGAGCACACCATCGTGGTCACCGAGACCGGCAACGAGATCCTCACCCTGCCTTGA
- a CDS encoding AMP-binding protein: MTTDPAARVRELLDQYDTPTASAAELLCDRHPADDVAFTVVESDLSSTDLTYGYLREQSSRFAAALADLGVEPGDHVATLMGKSAELVVALLGIWRRGAVHVPLFTAFAPPAIAFRLGASGAKVVVSDANQVEKLAPGEDIPADAPWQVVVVGGGSVALDFATLVNSHDAADAKGAAVTAGGAGPLVQLFTSGTTGTPKGVPVPLRALASFHAYQEFGLDVRKDDVFWNAADPGWAYGLYYALLGPLAAGTRSILLHAGFSAPLTWQVMERFGVTNFAAAPTVYRSLRADPTPIPETVALRRASSAGEPLTPDVISWAEANLNVFVRDHYGQTEHGMFIANAWADGLQDEVREGSMGKPLPGWACAVLADDSDAVAPPRTPGRVAIDTHNSPLMWFTGYVDAPEKTAQRFTADGRWYLTGDAGQTDEDGFYFFSARDDDVIIMAGYRIGPFDVESVLVMHDHVVEAAVVGMPDELRGEVLEAFVVLRDGIDGTGELEVELQTLVKKKFAAHAYPRTVHFVPGLPKTPSGKVQRYLLRQR, from the coding sequence ATGACCACCGATCCCGCCGCACGCGTGCGTGAACTGCTGGACCAGTACGACACGCCGACGGCGTCCGCCGCGGAACTGCTGTGTGATCGACACCCCGCCGACGACGTGGCGTTCACCGTCGTCGAATCCGACCTGTCGTCGACGGACCTCACCTACGGCTATCTGCGCGAGCAGTCGTCGCGGTTCGCCGCCGCACTGGCGGACCTCGGGGTGGAGCCGGGGGATCACGTCGCAACGCTGATGGGCAAGTCGGCGGAACTGGTGGTCGCGCTGCTCGGGATCTGGCGCCGGGGCGCCGTCCACGTCCCCCTGTTCACCGCGTTCGCGCCGCCGGCGATCGCGTTCCGGCTCGGTGCCAGCGGCGCGAAGGTCGTCGTCTCCGACGCCAATCAGGTCGAGAAGCTGGCCCCCGGGGAGGACATTCCCGCGGACGCGCCGTGGCAGGTCGTCGTCGTGGGTGGCGGCTCCGTCGCGCTCGACTTCGCGACGCTCGTGAACTCGCACGACGCCGCGGACGCGAAGGGTGCGGCCGTCACGGCCGGGGGAGCGGGACCCCTCGTCCAGTTGTTCACCAGTGGCACGACCGGGACCCCGAAGGGTGTGCCGGTGCCCCTGCGGGCACTCGCGTCGTTCCACGCCTACCAGGAGTTCGGCCTCGACGTCCGCAAGGACGACGTGTTCTGGAACGCCGCCGACCCCGGCTGGGCGTACGGCCTCTACTACGCGCTGCTCGGGCCGCTCGCCGCGGGCACCCGCAGCATTCTGCTGCACGCAGGGTTCTCCGCACCCCTCACCTGGCAGGTCATGGAGCGGTTCGGCGTCACCAACTTCGCCGCCGCACCCACCGTCTACCGCAGCCTGCGCGCCGACCCCACGCCGATCCCCGAGACGGTAGCGCTGCGGCGCGCGTCGTCGGCGGGCGAACCCCTCACCCCCGACGTGATCTCGTGGGCCGAGGCCAATCTGAACGTGTTCGTCCGCGACCACTACGGCCAGACCGAACACGGCATGTTCATCGCCAACGCCTGGGCCGACGGGCTGCAGGACGAGGTGCGCGAGGGGTCCATGGGCAAGCCGCTGCCGGGGTGGGCGTGCGCCGTCCTCGCGGACGATTCCGACGCCGTCGCCCCGCCGCGCACGCCGGGGCGGGTCGCCATCGACACCCATAACAGCCCGCTGATGTGGTTCACCGGCTACGTCGACGCACCGGAGAAGACCGCGCAGCGGTTCACCGCCGACGGTCGCTGGTACCTCACCGGCGACGCCGGGCAGACCGACGAGGACGGCTTCTACTTCTTCTCTGCCCGCGACGACGACGTGATCATCATGGCCGGCTACCGGATCGGGCCCTTCGACGTCGAGAGCGTGCTCGTCATGCACGACCACGTCGTCGAGGCGGCGGTCGTCGGGATGCCCGACGAACTGCGCGGTGAGGTGCTCGAGGCGTTCGTCGTCCTGCGCGACGGCATCGACGGAACCGGTGAACTCGAGGTCGAACTGCAGACGCTGGTGAAGAAGAAGTTCGCCGCGCATGCCTACCCGCGCACCGTGCACTTCGTCCCGGGCCTGCCGAAGACCCCCAGCGGCAAGGTGCAGCGGTACCTGCTCCGCCAGCGGTAG
- a CDS encoding helix-turn-helix transcriptional regulator produces MVARAPSLLRPRDGDALRGELRAIAAHGVAPVLFGGEVQDDTLHLSEFVGTRTNNLRGLAIPARSGLGGRVVVQRSPASVHDYGRASTITHHYDRPVLSEGLRSILAVPVMVQGSSRAVLYAAIRDCAPIGDRTADIVVAASRRLGTEIAIRDEVDRRLEMMTTLEGNGAGGATTEELRDIHAELRSVAQTVTDTSLQARLRGLSQRLAGILRPDAAGADEDPGVHLTPREIDVLSHVALGCTNSEAAQRLSVGPETVKSYLRSAMSKLDARSRHEAVVTARRLGLLP; encoded by the coding sequence TTGGTTGCTCGAGCACCGTCGCTGCTGCGCCCTCGGGACGGGGACGCACTGCGTGGTGAGCTGCGCGCCATCGCAGCTCACGGCGTTGCGCCGGTCCTGTTCGGCGGCGAGGTCCAGGACGACACCCTCCACCTCAGCGAGTTCGTCGGCACCCGCACCAACAACCTCAGGGGGCTCGCCATCCCGGCGCGTTCCGGACTGGGCGGTCGCGTGGTCGTCCAGCGCTCACCCGCGTCGGTCCACGACTACGGCAGAGCCTCGACCATCACGCACCACTACGACCGGCCCGTTCTCAGCGAGGGACTCCGGTCCATCCTGGCGGTGCCCGTCATGGTGCAGGGCAGTTCGCGTGCGGTGCTGTACGCCGCCATCCGCGATTGCGCGCCGATCGGCGACCGCACCGCGGACATCGTCGTCGCCGCGTCGCGGCGCCTCGGTACGGAGATCGCCATCCGGGACGAGGTCGACCGCCGCCTCGAGATGATGACGACACTCGAGGGCAACGGTGCAGGCGGCGCCACCACCGAGGAACTCCGGGACATCCACGCGGAACTGCGGAGTGTCGCGCAGACCGTCACCGACACCTCGCTGCAGGCCCGCCTCCGCGGGCTGTCGCAGCGACTGGCCGGGATCCTGCGCCCGGACGCCGCTGGCGCCGACGAGGACCCGGGCGTCCACCTCACGCCGCGTGAGATCGACGTCCTGTCCCACGTTGCACTGGGATGCACCAACAGTGAAGCCGCACAGCGACTCTCGGTCGGACCGGAGACGGTGAAGAGCTACCTGCGCAGCGCCATGAGCAAACTCGACGCACGGTCGCGGCACGAGGCGGTGGTCACCGCACGCAGGCTCGGGCTGCTCCCCTAG
- a CDS encoding APC family permease → MGSTADATNSGTPGSNSPEQPSLKRVMGPGLLLLFIVGDILGTGIYALTGKVANQVGGAVWLPFLVAFLVAIITAFSYLELVTKYPKAAGAALYTHKAFGVHFLTYMVAFAVMCSGITSASTASRAFAANFVEAFHLDFSTGIGITLLGIGFMTLVGLVNFRGVSESVKTNVVLTCVELSGLLIIIMIGLWALGVGDGEFSRVTTFDTGDRSALGAVVAGTALAFFAMVGFEDSVNMAEECKEPSRIFPKVLLTGLIITGCIYVFVSITAIALVPVSELGEGDTPLLKVVQAGAPAFPIGIFAFITMFAVANTALINMLMASRLLYGMSREGVLPPPLGRVHSTRRTPYVAIVFTTLLAFGLITFVGEVPELGGTTALLLLGVFTIVNITVLVLRRQPVEHKHFRVPTILPIIGALTCGFLVTPFADRPAVQYQIAGILLGIGVVLWAGTVVVNKRLGKGGPEIDPEKLAEHE, encoded by the coding sequence ATGGGATCGACAGCGGACGCCACGAATTCGGGCACACCGGGTTCGAATTCACCCGAACAGCCGAGCCTCAAACGGGTCATGGGCCCGGGGCTGCTCCTGTTGTTCATCGTCGGCGACATTCTCGGCACCGGCATCTACGCGCTCACCGGCAAGGTGGCCAATCAGGTCGGGGGCGCGGTGTGGCTACCGTTCCTGGTGGCGTTCCTCGTCGCGATCATCACGGCGTTCAGTTACCTGGAGTTGGTCACGAAGTACCCGAAGGCCGCAGGCGCCGCGCTCTACACGCACAAGGCGTTCGGGGTGCATTTTCTCACGTACATGGTCGCGTTCGCCGTGATGTGCTCGGGAATCACGTCCGCCTCGACGGCGTCGCGGGCGTTCGCGGCCAATTTCGTCGAGGCGTTCCATCTCGACTTCTCCACCGGAATCGGCATCACCCTGCTCGGTATCGGCTTCATGACGCTGGTGGGTCTCGTCAACTTCCGCGGGGTCAGCGAGAGCGTCAAGACCAACGTAGTACTCACCTGCGTCGAGTTGTCTGGACTCCTGATCATCATCATGATCGGGCTGTGGGCACTCGGCGTCGGCGACGGCGAGTTCTCACGGGTCACCACGTTCGACACCGGCGACCGATCGGCACTCGGCGCGGTCGTCGCCGGGACCGCCCTCGCCTTCTTCGCGATGGTCGGGTTCGAGGACTCGGTCAACATGGCCGAGGAATGCAAGGAACCGAGCCGCATCTTCCCGAAGGTCCTGCTGACCGGTCTCATCATCACCGGCTGCATCTACGTGTTCGTGTCGATCACCGCGATCGCGCTGGTGCCGGTGAGCGAACTCGGCGAGGGCGACACTCCGCTCCTGAAGGTCGTTCAGGCCGGCGCGCCCGCCTTTCCGATCGGGATCTTCGCGTTCATCACCATGTTCGCCGTCGCCAACACGGCACTGATCAATATGCTGATGGCGAGCCGGTTGCTGTACGGCATGAGCCGGGAGGGCGTCCTGCCGCCCCCGCTCGGCCGCGTGCACTCCACCAGGCGCACCCCGTACGTGGCGATCGTCTTCACGACGCTCCTCGCGTTCGGCCTCATCACGTTCGTCGGTGAGGTCCCCGAACTGGGCGGCACGACGGCGCTGCTGCTGCTGGGCGTGTTCACCATCGTCAACATCACCGTGCTCGTCCTGCGCAGGCAACCGGTGGAGCACAAGCATTTCCGCGTACCGACCATCCTGCCGATCATCGGCGCCCTCACGTGCGGCTTCCTCGTCACTCCCTTCGCCGACCGCCCCGCCGTGCAGTACCAGATCGCGGGCATCCTCCTCGGAATCGGTGTCGTGCTGTGGGCCGGGACCGTCGTCGTGAACAAGCGGCTCGGCAAGGGCGGACCCGAGATCGACCCCGAGAAACTCGCCGAGCACGAGTGA
- a CDS encoding GyrI-like domain-containing protein: protein MIEIVKRQAESFVGLTIPEGRPGRPGPGRELVDFTVERIRDRGISEIFVVYAASPPPRTFTVVVGYPCDSTDKMEPGDVLVGVRSGYFARFRCEDESEPDALAETWSVADYAAARGRIERAFTEDLEVHHPDGSVELFLSLH from the coding sequence ATGATCGAGATCGTCAAGAGGCAGGCCGAATCGTTTGTGGGCCTGACCATCCCCGAAGGAAGACCCGGACGTCCCGGGCCGGGCCGGGAACTCGTCGACTTCACGGTGGAGCGGATCAGGGATCGGGGGATCTCCGAGATCTTCGTCGTGTACGCGGCATCTCCGCCGCCGCGCACGTTCACGGTCGTCGTCGGATACCCGTGCGATTCGACCGACAAGATGGAGCCCGGCGACGTCCTCGTCGGCGTACGGTCCGGCTATTTCGCCCGATTCCGGTGCGAGGACGAATCGGAACCGGACGCGCTGGCCGAGACGTGGAGCGTCGCCGACTACGCGGCGGCGCGCGGCCGGATCGAACGCGCTTTCACCGAGGATCTGGAGGTGCATCATCCGGACGGGTCGGTCGAACTGTTCCTCTCGCTGCACTGA
- a CDS encoding GyrI-like domain-containing protein, whose translation MSFEIIERGETLVAGLPVRSPKRALGKLSDPRLDRAWTRVLHHEVGGPLASTYIDFAPDVESYYTQIVGYECATVDDATRGHVISRIPPGTYAKFTSRGMFPDVMLRLWAQVSEAESNGDIERTYTGDLEAYPHAYAVDLYIPIRVDESAGSSRATGEKQ comes from the coding sequence ATGTCCTTCGAGATCATCGAGCGCGGCGAAACCCTGGTGGCCGGGCTGCCCGTGCGCAGCCCCAAGCGGGCACTGGGAAAGCTGAGCGACCCTCGTCTCGACCGCGCCTGGACGAGGGTGCTCCACCACGAGGTCGGCGGGCCACTCGCATCCACCTACATCGACTTCGCGCCCGACGTCGAGTCGTATTACACCCAGATCGTCGGGTACGAGTGCGCGACGGTGGACGACGCCACACGGGGTCACGTCATTTCGCGGATCCCGCCCGGCACGTACGCGAAGTTCACCTCGCGGGGCATGTTCCCGGACGTGATGCTGCGGCTGTGGGCGCAGGTCAGCGAGGCGGAGTCGAACGGCGATATCGAGCGGACGTACACCGGCGACCTCGAGGCGTATCCGCACGCCTACGCCGTCGACCTGTACATCCCGATCCGCGTGGACGAGTCCGCCGGATCGTCCAGAGCAACAGGTGAGAAGCAATGA
- a CDS encoding penicillin-binding transpeptidase domain-containing protein, which translates to MNLRPYSRSRVVQSIALCGAAVLTVGLAACTPRPDGPEPAAQAFLTAFAEQDSEQAADLSDRPDVARQALESAWTSLQAESLDARTTDVDVSGDTATVGYTYEWHLPKNRVWTYSGELQMGRRGGDWAVRWSSTNVHPRLGDRQTMSLRSTAAPRARVNEHSGSDVLVPGVVYRVKFDAAQSGNVIGSAQSLASALVTFDNTLTAQSIAESATAVKGDYLVTRLRSDDYEQVAGVLGAIPGVSVSDEADLVATDRNFAPDLVGQVKKTVIDEVDGKAGWSVVTVNQNGVDTDVLTETAPQTSPSFSISLDRPIQIAAQNAVNARTDQTMMVVIQPSTGDVLAVAQNKAADKDGPVALTGLYPPGSTFKIITAGAAISSGIATPDTMVPCPGRIEIGERSVPNYNEFALGTVPMATAFARSCNTSFAKLASEMQPDALTVAASQYGIGPDYEVVGLPTDSGSVPPADDLVQRTEDGFGQGKVVVSPFGMALAAATIAHGTTPVPRLIAGRETKIDGEHPPISPEMVEGLRGMMRLVVTSGTAERIEDQGEVYGKTGEAEVEGGSHAWFVGYRGDLAFATLVVRGGSSDNAVAVTRDMFAALPEGY; encoded by the coding sequence ATGAACCTGCGGCCATACTCTCGCTCCCGCGTCGTCCAGTCGATCGCCCTCTGCGGCGCCGCTGTGCTGACGGTGGGTCTCGCCGCGTGCACGCCGAGACCGGACGGTCCGGAACCGGCGGCGCAGGCGTTTCTGACGGCGTTCGCCGAGCAGGATTCGGAGCAGGCTGCCGACCTGTCGGATCGCCCGGACGTGGCCCGCCAGGCCCTCGAGTCGGCGTGGACGTCGCTGCAGGCCGAATCGCTCGACGCCCGGACGACGGATGTCGACGTCAGCGGTGACACGGCCACCGTCGGGTACACGTACGAATGGCACCTGCCGAAGAATCGGGTGTGGACGTATTCGGGTGAACTGCAGATGGGGCGGCGCGGCGGCGACTGGGCCGTGCGGTGGAGTTCCACCAACGTCCATCCCCGGCTGGGGGACCGGCAGACGATGTCGCTGCGGTCCACCGCAGCCCCCCGGGCGCGGGTCAACGAGCATTCCGGTTCGGACGTCCTCGTCCCCGGCGTGGTGTACCGCGTGAAGTTCGATGCGGCGCAGTCGGGGAACGTGATCGGCAGCGCCCAGTCGCTCGCGTCGGCGCTCGTCACGTTCGACAACACGCTCACCGCGCAGTCGATCGCCGAATCGGCGACGGCGGTCAAGGGCGACTACCTCGTCACCCGGTTGCGGTCGGACGATTACGAGCAGGTCGCCGGTGTGCTCGGCGCCATTCCCGGAGTGAGCGTGTCCGACGAGGCGGACCTCGTGGCCACCGACCGGAACTTCGCACCGGATCTGGTCGGTCAGGTGAAGAAGACCGTGATCGACGAGGTCGACGGCAAGGCCGGCTGGAGCGTGGTCACGGTCAACCAGAACGGGGTCGACACGGACGTGCTCACCGAGACGGCGCCGCAGACCTCCCCGTCGTTCTCGATCAGCCTGGACCGGCCCATCCAGATCGCCGCGCAGAACGCCGTCAATGCCCGCACCGACCAGACCATGATGGTCGTCATCCAGCCGTCGACCGGCGACGTGCTGGCCGTCGCGCAGAACAAGGCGGCGGACAAGGACGGACCGGTTGCGCTGACCGGCCTGTATCCGCCCGGTTCGACGTTCAAGATCATCACCGCAGGCGCCGCGATCTCCTCGGGCATCGCGACACCCGACACGATGGTGCCGTGCCCCGGGCGCATCGAGATCGGTGAACGCAGCGTCCCCAACTACAACGAATTCGCGCTCGGCACCGTGCCCATGGCGACGGCGTTCGCCCGTTCGTGCAACACGTCGTTCGCGAAACTCGCCAGCGAGATGCAGCCCGACGCGCTGACGGTCGCGGCGTCGCAGTACGGAATCGGGCCCGACTACGAAGTGGTCGGCCTGCCCACCGACTCGGGTTCGGTGCCGCCCGCCGACGACCTGGTGCAGCGGACCGAGGACGGGTTCGGGCAGGGCAAGGTGGTGGTCAGTCCGTTCGGGATGGCGTTGGCGGCGGCGACCATCGCACACGGTACGACGCCCGTGCCACGGTTGATCGCGGGGCGGGAAACCAAGATCGACGGGGAGCACCCGCCGATCAGCCCGGAGATGGTCGAGGGGCTGCGCGGCATGATGCGTCTCGTGGTGACGAGCGGTACCGCCGAGCGGATCGAAGATCAGGGCGAGGTGTACGGCAAGACCGGTGAGGCCGAGGTCGAGGGCGGCTCGCACGCCTGGTTCGTCGGATACCGCGGCGACCTGGCGTTCGCGACGCTGGTGGTGCGCGGCGGCAGTTCCGACAACGCCGTCGCCGTCACCCGCGACATGTTCGCCGCCCTGCCCGAGGGGTACTGA